The sequence below is a genomic window from Chanos chanos chromosome 16, fChaCha1.1, whole genome shotgun sequence.
CGGAGAGGAGCTGGTGCATTGTGGTATAGTGGAGGTCAGAGGAGGTTTACCTCAGGCAGGCGGTAGAGCTTCATCGTGCGTTGCATAGTCATGTTTCGACTCAGGTGAGAAAACTTCACCTCTATCAGCTTACGTGGGTTCAGAGATCGATGCCAAtatctgcagacagacagacacacagacagacacacagacatttagacCTCCAATAGGTTTGGgcactttctcttttctggtTTGTATGTAGTTATCTAATTGTTCCTATGTTCCTGTAAATATACAAGTACAGAGTCATGTCGCTTAAATCAACATTCAAAACAATCGACTCTTCTGACCAATCCCAGCGATGAATTAACGTTAATTAACGTGCACACAGCTGCTTACATATCTgctatgaatgtgtgtgtatgtgtcccaCCTGCAGGTGCCCACTGGTTTGGGCAGGACCACCCCAGCGGTGTAGACGGCCTGAAAGATGCCCTTCAGGTTGACCCGTCTGGTGATCTCACGGATGAGAACAGGCGCCACGCGTTTGGAACGAAGCTTCTTATGGACACACAGGAAGTTAATCTCCACCATGTTCTTCTCTCTGCCCGAGGgacaggaaggagagaaaggctTTACGTTAAATCCGTTTCTAACAACTtccacctcaaaaaaaaaaaaaaaaaaaaaatcgcaattCAAATGCTTGCGACTCTACTGGATGTTGAAATCTAGAAGTTCCACAGAAGTTGTTCTTGGGGAGTAAGTGAgaggtgtaaaaaaacaaaacaaaaaaaaaaaacatgcgtGCATTACATGTCGTAGATGCGGATGTTGGCTGGGATGGCACTGATAAAGCCCACGAGCTTCTGATTGGAGTTCACTCTCACACCACAGTGCCACTCACGCAGCCAGCCCGGAGGACGAAGAGccctaaaagagagagagggagagagagagagagagagaaagtgttagTTTGTACTCAGTGCTATTAAAGTATTTTCACAGATGCAGGGCATATTAATCAATACTTCTGTGCTACAGTAAAAACCATTCATGAGAAAATTGCATTTTCCAGATGCACAACAtgtctgaaataaacaaaaaccatTCTGTCTGGAGCATACTGGATTACTATTTTGAACACCACAGTATGTGTAAGACAGCTCATTTGGATATCAGTGATTACAATAACCTTCAATCGTGAGTGGCTTCCATGGTTAAGAAGCCCAGTTTGACAAATGAGAAGCCATCTAGTCCTGGGTTAAGTAACATTTTGAAGGAGAATGTTCATTCACCTCTTTAAACTCAGTCCTTGTATGACAAACCTGCTTATACATGGATTAATGCCGCCAAGTGAAAATAAGGCTAAGATTACAGAGCAAGAGCGCCCTCTTGAGTATGCTTTCAGTACTGATTACAACTTCATACTCAAGTTCTTATAGAATGTGATCTTTATGCTGATAGGAACAGCCAAATCATGCATGTATCACACACTCGATGTAAAGATAACTTAAGtcaccctcacccccccctctctctccctccctctctctctcaaacaggaGCACTCACCAAAGCAGAAACTCAGGAGAATAGTCAAAGCGGAACATGTTGTCATCATCCTCCACATAGTTTTCATTCAAAAGAGTGTACAGTTCCTTCAGCTATAACAcatatcaacacacaaacagggagagagagagaacatttctgatGTGTTACATGGCAACAGCATATTTATTGTTCAAAAGAGTGTACAGTTCCTTCAGCTATAACAcatatcaacacacaaacagggagagagagagagagagagaacatttctgatGTGTTACACGGCACCAGCGTTTTTTATTATATCTTAGAGCAACATCTCGCAGTTTCACAGAATCTTACAAAAcctgttttatctttttatcaCAGCTAGATGAACTGTTTAAGAGTTCAACTGCCACAGTCTGTCTGAGTTTGGTAAGGTAGAATTTAGCATTACCTGGGCtcaaaaactgtttgttcactATCATAAAACATGTTACGCTGGAGAAGACTTGGAATCTCTCAGTACAACAGTACCGCAAGTACAGGTGAGAGCAGCTCCGTTCgtgtgcgcacacgcgtgtgtgtgtgtgtgtgtgtgtgtgtgtgtgtcttaccacCGCAGGGTTGCCCAAGTCGAGAGCATCCCAGCTAAAGCCCTGTGGGAGACTGTACGATTCCTCTCGAATGGAATCCTTGTCTGGTTCTATGGAACCATGTGTTGTCACCACCTCtcctacacaaacaaataaataaacaaacaaaatcagatttgagtacaagagagagaaacatcactGTGCCCCCACACGACAGTTAATCAAAAAAGAATTTTAGCGCAAACGGGCACCGACAACTATTATCGTTTATTTTCCACACTTGATCAGTTTGtgttaatatttgtgtttttcacttCATGTTGTAAGAGAGCGAATGAACGAAATCACATGTGAATGATTCAGTTTCCTACGGCACAGCCTTTAGGGGAATATTAAGATATCTAAACTGGTTTCGAATGTTTATTGTGAGCTAATAATTTCAAATACAAGATGCTATTCTAAAAACAAACTTGTCCGCCTACGTACAAATACGGCGACTAACATTCAGCTGAAACGTTTGAATTTCATTATGTTTCAATAAATCGTTGCGAGGGTTAAACTGCAGAACGTGAAACAGCAGTTTATCTGTGAGTATACACAAAACCATCTGGGCCACATTAAGCACTGAGCTACCGCTGTAGCTCAGTGCttaatgtggggggggggggtttacctAGTTTAGGGACAGGCTGGGTGTCCCAGAACTGGTAACTGCGACGTGTAGCCTCCTCCATGGTTTTGGCTGGGCCCTGTCCGACTGAGAACAACTCAATGGCCTTCTGAATCTCCTGGAGTTTATcaacagggagagagtttacCTGTAAAGACAGGGAGGGTGGAaggcaaagaggagagagagagagagagagagagagagagagagagagagagagaatgatggtcCTTGATTTGTCAGTTTTGATGGACACAgatgcttgctctctctcactctctcacacacacacagacacacacacagacacacacacagacacacacacagacacacacctttgCCAAAGGGTCTTGTGCAGCGTCCTTGCCTCCAGACttatccttctttttcttctgtttctttttcttctttttggcaCCGGACTCGCCCTTGTCcctaaaaaggaaaacaacataCACCATAAGCAATATATCTCTACCACACTGACAAAGCCTCATTGTTTCAGTTCACAGATAACCAGACAGAATAGTGAAGAAAGGTCTAGTTCTAGCAGACTGCAAATAACAATGTTAGCGTACTGTATTTGCAAATGCAGGGGCATACATTGTCGATGTTTTTGTTATtcagaaatgaatgagaatTAGGCTATATATTCatgatgaaatattcaaaataaatcaaaactaaGGCACAAATAAAGTAATGTTTAGGGAAGACTGTGGATCAAGATTAAtaacaagagaagagaagaaaagagaagagaagaaaagagcacTGGCAAACAATGTGAACAGAAAAAGGTAGAATGCGCCCTAAtaaaaagggagagagcgagagagagcgagggagagcgagagcgagagagagagagggaaagagacagagtaaacCCAGTGGCCAGAGGCCAGAAGCAATTAGGTCGATatacaaagaaataaatcaaaCGATGAAGCTGAAGTTGTATAAATGCCATCTTTGCCCAGGACCCAGAATTTAACCCCAGTGTTCCTGGACGGGACATGAGCCAGTTCCATAATACTCCATTAATACCAACCCTGAATTCAGCACATGAGCCTACAACTGAACGTCTCCAATACAACTGTACCCAAAACAACTTACTATAGCTGTATCCATAGCTAAAGGAACCACACTACAGGGCAGAGGCATTGGTGTACTTACTGGGGAGTAACGGCTAATCCTATTAGTGTCGGCTGAGGGGGAAAGAGGTGAGGGCAACTGGCTACATTTGTAACAGCAGGACAGATGGCATATCACATGACCCTAGGGaatcgtgtatgtgtgttcatgagagggagagagagagaggatgaaacaCAGCAACTGTGtcacacaacagacaaatggcaacaaaaaaagtctctcaATAACTGTTTGTTCGACAGGCTTCTATCCCGGTCGGAGAGTGCAGGATAGCAATGAAGCAAGAGCTGAGTCAGGAAggacctctttctttctctctccctctctctctctgtctgtctgtctctccccaacccccacctcaactgcctgactgaacacagataTACTATGTGAAGGACACTTATAACGTTCTGTGTGAACCTTTGTCTACTTTCTAAGCATGTGTGTGACGTTTCTTCATTCAAATGGGTTCAATGCCACATCACTGGCAGCGGATTGTACGACGGCGGATCGTACAGTGTGGTCAGAGCAGGGTCTGCTACTAAAATGAGTTATTAAAGCAAATGAATTGACTACGTGACAAAAGATACAAGATATTATTTGACATTCAATAGTGATAACATAGTTGTGATGAAACGAATGAATATGACGTGGGAAGGGATTAATTATCCCTTACATTTAAGGTCCGTTGCTGAAACTTACTTTACACAAAGCAGACTTAGCAAATTTTTCGGGAAAACAATGTCTGGCGATACAACAGGAAACGCTTAGCAAACCACAGCTAAGTTAATGGTGCATTGAAAAATTCGCTGACCAATAACTCTTGCCAGTTGAGCATTCAGtacaaataattattttatgtaGAAATGGGATACACCAAATCAATAATAAAGTTGTCAGTACTAATATCGGACCTTCCGGCGATTAACCTTGCGGGCTGACGATATACATCAAGAATTTACTTGGGATAGCTTGACAATGACATGAAAGGTTGAGTTTTAGGGGTTCCTCTCTAGTCACAGTGGTTTACAAAGATCAATATCAAATGCAGTGAATACGCAGCAGAATTAATGTTATGTACTAACTGTCTGATACTTCCAAACTGTCTGATACTTCCAAACGTTCTGAACATGACCTTGACAGAGAAGCGTTTTGGTTAATGGGAAATAAGGCAGCGTTTTATATGGCAATGTATGTCGTCCGGTGAAAGTGAAAGCGGGACTAACACAACTGCCTCTCTGAAGATAGATAGCATAGCCCCATTTATGTGGTTAGCTAAAGTTAGCTTGCTCTTAATAGAGTTTACACCTTTAACGTAAGCTGGAAAGCTTTCTTTACAGGTTTCACCGATTCCTAAGTATAATAACATTATAAGGTCACAAACAGACTGATTGGGTTTGAGGTAATAAGTTTTGAAGTAATAAGGTGAGTCTGTCATCCTGAATTTTTGTCCAACTAGACGTGCTAGCCGATGACAGCAATCTGAGGACTCTTATCCAGCGTTTGGTGTCATGATGGGAAGTGAACGGGCAGTTCTTAGAACTTGATTAAAATTAGTCTTTAAGCAGCGGTTGTCGGTGAGTTTGATATCTGTATATGTAGCTGTGGTCAGTCCCCTCTTCTCATTATTTATGGCTCACGCGCAGGTTCTTAGTAGTGTATGTTGCTAAAACACACAACTCCCAGCAGGGCAAAAAGCACGAGCTAACAGAGCTTGGCTAACCGGTCATTCAGCTGTTCAGTTCGGATTGAAACGTCAAGTTAATGAGTGATTTCACATTCACAACGTGCACTTATCGGAGAAAGCAGTAAAATATTGTGAGGGTGCTCGTTTTAATACGTGAAATCACTTTTTTATACTAGCGTAGGTTCGTAAGCCCAACACTTCGAGCCCTGTCTCTGCCCATTCCAAGCAAATTGCCTCGCGATCACGCTACAGAAACGAGGTATATATGAACTGCCCCCTTTCTTGAATGACTCGATTTTAACCCAATCCCCGTTGATATTCATCCATCAACTGCGTAACTCAACCAATGATGTAAAAGCAGTGGGCGGAAATGTTCCGATTTCGGGTTCTCGAACTGTAGCCTTGGCTATGCTCCGACGTTTCAAAATGCGCACACTGAGTCTGGCAAATTCACAAGCTAACAACGAAGACGTCTGAACCCTTACCCATCATCCATGTGATGCTCCTCGTTTTCACAATCGCTGCAGTGTCCATGGTCTTCCTCTTCCCCAGTTTCTTTCTCCGGCTTCGGTGCTGTCTCATTCTCATCCGCCATCTTTAACCAGGAAGTGAAGCTCCTTGCTCTTTTTCAACACCCCTTGCAGCTATTGGTGGAGGTCGGCAATTACCGATGTCATATGTAGTTTAAGGGGTAGAAGAGTCGGAgtactggtcaggcagagacaacgagaaaaccgtcgccctcttcgaagtatccttctaacgaataatgttcatcgtaatgaacatcataacgttaaagactaatatgactatgtattCAGTTAGTGAGGAAATT
It includes:
- the nmt1a gene encoding glycylpeptide N-tetradecanoyltransferase 1; the protein is MADENETAPKPEKETGEEEDHGHCSDCENEEHHMDDGDKGESGAKKKKKKQKKKKDKSGGKDAAQDPLAKVNSLPVDKLQEIQKAIELFSVGQGPAKTMEEATRRSYQFWDTQPVPKLGEVVTTHGSIEPDKDSIREESYSLPQGFSWDALDLGNPAVLKELYTLLNENYVEDDDNMFRFDYSPEFLLWALRPPGWLREWHCGVRVNSNQKLVGFISAIPANIRIYDIEKNMVEINFLCVHKKLRSKRVAPVLIREITRRVNLKGIFQAVYTAGVVLPKPVGTCRYWHRSLNPRKLIEVKFSHLSRNMTMQRTMKLYRLPEAPKTAGLRPMTRKDVPAVHSLLLEYLSQFHLVPVMTPDEVEHWFLPQESIIDTYVVEGSEGKITDFLSFYTLPSTIMNHPVHRSLKAAYSFYNVHTATPLLDLMGDALILAKSKGFDVFNALDLMENKTFLEKLKFGIGDGNLQYYLYNWKCPGMNSEKVGLVLQ